A section of the Thermodesulfobacteriota bacterium genome encodes:
- the arfB gene encoding alternative ribosome rescue aminoacyl-tRNA hydrolase ArfB encodes MIKITNKIFINESEIKEEFIRSSGPGGQNVNRVATAVQLRFDVANSPSLPSDVRNRLLRIAGKRATEEGILIIEASRYRSQEKNRKDALDRLINLIAKAARKPKIRRKTKPTYQSIKRRLESKRRRSRIKKLRRLATDSEI; translated from the coding sequence ATGATCAAAATCACGAATAAGATTTTCATCAATGAAAGCGAAATAAAGGAGGAATTTATACGTTCTTCTGGCCCAGGCGGGCAAAATGTGAATAGAGTTGCCACTGCGGTGCAACTAAGGTTCGATGTGGCAAATTCGCCAAGTTTACCATCCGATGTTCGTAACCGGCTCTTGCGTATCGCTGGCAAAAGGGCGACCGAAGAAGGAATATTAATAATCGAAGCCAGTCGGTATCGGTCACAGGAAAAAAACAGAAAAGATGCATTGGACCGCCTCATCAACTTGATAGCTAAAGCTGCTCGAAAGCCGAAAATAAGGCGTAAAACAAAACCCACGTACCAATCAATAAAAAGACGGCTTGAATCCAAGCGTCGCAGGAGCCGAATCAAAAAGCTGAGACGGCTTGCTACGGATTCCGAAATATAA
- a CDS encoding LysE family transporter has protein sequence MSTRVGVEYFRDRLPMEMGLFFKGIVVGIIIAMPVGPVGTLCVQRTITEGKINGFLTGLGATTADVIFGFIAAFGLTVVSNFLIDQQEWIRLLGGIIICLIGVKVFFLETQKKITPTKSPNHINAFGSAFLIAITNPITIITFVVMFAGLGLVVGSNSQYGSASLTVFGVFVGSGFIWLTLWGMSLVFRERFDFGRMTWVNKIAGIVIFIFGISAILSLISFPTY, from the coding sequence TTGAGTACTCGAGTTGGCGTAGAATACTTTAGAGACAGATTGCCGATGGAGATGGGCTTATTCTTTAAGGGAATAGTTGTAGGAATCATCATAGCTATGCCCGTTGGACCAGTCGGCACGTTATGCGTTCAGCGCACCATTACAGAGGGAAAGATCAACGGTTTCCTAACGGGACTCGGCGCTACAACCGCTGATGTGATTTTCGGTTTCATCGCGGCTTTTGGATTAACAGTAGTTTCCAACTTTCTGATTGACCAGCAGGAATGGATTCGACTCTTAGGAGGAATAATCATTTGCTTAATCGGTGTAAAGGTATTCTTTCTGGAAACACAGAAGAAAATAACGCCAACCAAAAGCCCAAATCATATTAATGCATTCGGGTCAGCCTTTTTAATCGCCATTACCAATCCGATTACCATCATCACGTTTGTGGTCATGTTTGCAGGATTAGGGCTAGTAGTCGGTTCAAATTCGCAATATGGTTCCGCTAGTCTGACAGTCTTCGGCGTATTTGTTGGTTCGGGCTTCATATGGCTCACGCTATGGGGTATGAGTTTAGTTTTTCGTGAAAGGTTCGACTTCGGCCGGATGACATGGGTAAATAAGATCGCCGGAATTGTAATTTTTATCTTTGGTATCTCAGCTATTTTAAGCTTGATATCCTTTCCAACTTATTAA